The following are encoded in a window of Torulaspora globosa chromosome 4, complete sequence genomic DNA:
- the MRP35 gene encoding mitochondrial 54S ribosomal protein bL35m (ancestral locus Anc_2.151) produces the protein MFFSSFINPIFKNCVSTFMGGQGASLMLTRNLMKTHKGAAKRWRKTADSFKRGKAGRSHGNAGWSRRSLKALSGKTLAHETHIKHLKRLMPN, from the coding sequence ATGTTTTTtagctctttcatcaatccaatcttcaaaaactgtGTGAGCACCTTTATGGGCGGGCAGGGAGCATCGCTGATGCTGACCAGAAACCTAATGAAGACACACAAGGGAGCAGCTaagagatggagaaagacTGCTGACAGTTTTAAAAGAGGCAAAGCCGGCAGAAGCCATGGAAATGCTGGATGGTCCCGCAGATCTCTGAAAGCTCTGAGTGGAAAGACGCTTGCTCACGAGACGCACATAAAGCATCTAAAAAGGTTGATGCCAAACTGA
- the TOM70 gene encoding protein channel TOM70 (ancestral locus Anc_2.152), with protein MASDNSVSTFISRNKTAIIATAAAGTAAVGAYYYYRQAQRAALEEDNKKDEALESSKKKKKNKNKKKSGESATAAPVYPVDEKGEPKLDNVEDLSQELKETYATALKDKGNEYFKKKDYDNALKYYNCALVLKKDPVFYSNISACYVSLGQLDKVVENSTKALELKPDYSKALLRRASANESLENYADAMFDLSVLSLNGDFNGSSIEPMLERNLNKQAMLVLKDKLGKDVSQQLPSDTSLASFFGIFAPETTFAGYNEKDEADIELKKGLEDLYRRTSEGYKLADEAFKKAASFFTNKLNEFPDDAALKEKTAITLEHSGIFRFLKNDPLGAHDDIQKAIELHPRLNSYIYMALIMADKGQAEEYYQYFDKAIELDPSYGPAYYHRGQMYYITAQYEKAGKDFDKAKECDENNIFPYIQLACLAYRENKFDDCETLFSEAKRKFPTAPEVPNFYAEILGDKGDLEAALKQYDIAKRLEEALTGIHVGVAPLIGKATLLARQPSVENFREASALLEEACRRDPRNEQAKVGLAQLKLQQEEVDEAINLFEEAANLARTVDEKLQATTFAEAAKVQKRIRSDPVVSAKIEETLAAYRAQGMI; from the coding sequence ATGGCATCCGACAATTCCGTGTCCACTTTCATATCGAGGAACAAGACGGCGATCATCGCCACTGCGGCGGCCGGTACTGCAGCAGTAGGGGCTTATTATTACTATCGTCAAGCCCAGCGAGCAGCTTTGGAGGAAGACAAtaagaaagatgaagcaTTGGAGAGCTctaagaagaaaaagaagaacaagaacaaaaagaagagcGGAGAATCTGCGACAGCAGCACCAGTGTATCCTGTAGATGAGAAAGGCGAACCAAAACTTGATAATGTGGAAGACTTGTCAcaagagttgaaggaaaCCTACGCCACTGCCTTAAAGGATAAAGGGAACGAATACTTTAAGAAGAAGGATTACGACAACGCGTTGAAATACTACAACTGTGCGCtagttttgaagaaggatcCTGTTTTCTATTCCAACATTTCTGCTTGTTACGTTTCGTTGGGACAATTGGACAAAGTGGTGGAGAACAGTACTAAAGCATTGGAGTTGAAGCCAGATTACTCAAAAGCTTTGCTACGTAGAGCTTCGGCAAACGAAAGTTTGGAGAACTACGCTGACGCGATGTTTGATCTATCAGTCCTATCCTTGAACGGCGACTTTAACGGTTCATCTATCGAGCCCATGTTGGAGAGAAACCTGAACAAACAAGCTATGCTAGTTTTGAAAGATAAATTGGGTAAGGATGTCAGTCAACAGCTCCCATCCGATACGTCATTGGCATCCTTCTTCGGAATCTTCGCCCCAGAGACAACGTTCGCGGGCTACAATGAAAAGGATGAGGCAGACATTGAATTGAAAAAGGGCTTGGAAGACCTGTACAGGCGTACATCCGAGGGTTACAAACTGGCTGACGAGGCGTTCAAAAAGGCAGcttcatttttcaccaacaaGTTGAACGAATTTCCTGACGAtgctgctttgaaggaaaagacgGCTATTACTCTAGAACACAGCGGTattttcagattcttgaagaacgacCCACTTGGCGCCCACGATGACATCCAGAAGGCAATCGAACTTCATCCAAGGTTGAACTCTTACATCTACATGGCTCTGATAATGGCAGACAAGGGCCAGGCTGAAGAGTACTACCAGTACTTTGATAAGGCTATCGAATTAGATCCATCTTACGGCCCAGCATATTACCACAGGGGACAAATGTACTACATCACAGCACAATACGAGAAAGCTGGTAAGGATTTCGACAAGGCAAAGGAATGTGATGAGAACAATATTTTCCCCTACATCCAACTAGCTTGCTTAGCGTACCGTGAAAACAAGTTTGATGATTGTGAGACACTATTCAGCGAAGCTAAAAGAAAATTCCCAACTGCTCCTGAAGTTCCAAACTTCTATGCAGAAATCCTTGGCGATAAGGGCGACTTGGAAGCTGCTTTGAAACAATACGACATTGCTAAGAGATTGGAAGAGGCTTTGACCGGTATTCACGTTGGTGTTGCACCACTGATCGGCAAGGCCACACTGCTAGCAAGACAGCCAAGTGTGGAGAACTTCCGTGAGGCAAGTGCCCTCTTGGAAGAAGCATGCAGAAGAGACCCAAGAAACGAACAAGCTAAGGTCGGTCTAGCACAACTGAAATTGCAACAGGAAGAAGTCGATGAGGCCATCAACCTATTTGAAGAGGCCGCTAACCTTGCTAGGACCGTTGATGAGAAACTGCAAGCTACCACTTTTGCAGAAGCTGCCAAAGTTCAGAAGAGGATAAGAAGCGACCCAGTCGTCAGCGCAAAAATTGAGGAAACCCTGGCTGCTTACCGTGCTCAGGGTATGATCTGA
- the COX23 gene encoding Cox23p (ancestral locus Anc_2.153) — MGDSTPEKTASEDNNARRTPNVTGAVTDRDKIDYAPKGEDPGSFKYYPENPETGMNRLMFSIKGPSQYYDPCQESAQMSFNCLDRNNYERDMCKEYFDAYRECKKQWLQARRKDRSQWE; from the coding sequence ATGGGGGATTCGACGCCAGAAAAGACAGCTTCCGAGGACAACAATGCGCGGAGGACCCCGAATGTGACTGGAGCGGTCACCGATAGGGACAAGATAGATTATGCCCCAAAGGGCGAGGATCCGGGATCTTTTAAGTACTACCCAGAGAACCCCGAAACAGGGATGAATAGACTGATGTTCTCTATTAAGGGCCCTAGCCAGTACTACGATCCATGCCAGGAATCAGCACAGATGAGTTTCAATTGTCTGGACCGAAACAACTATGAGCGAGACATGTGCAAGGAGTACTTCGACGCATACAGGGAATGCAAGAAACAGTGGCTCCAAGCTAGACGAAAGGACAGGTCCCAATGGGAGTAA